A window of the Lysinibacillus irui genome harbors these coding sequences:
- a CDS encoding TetR/AcrR family transcriptional regulator, whose product MTEKDKRPQVQSTVKDENLIAIRREQMIQGAIKLFKEKGFHRATTREIAKAAGFSIGTLYEYIRTKEDVLYLVCDSIYHHAMERLSSYEIKAGTIDELKEMIREYFLQIDSMVDELTIMYQETKSLSKEAQRYVFSKEFEMVATFERLLQRCVQSGELTMTDKQIHLAANNLVVSGQSWAFRKWALHRQHSIEEFIDMQITLFISGIKGF is encoded by the coding sequence ATGACTGAAAAAGATAAAAGGCCCCAAGTACAGTCAACCGTAAAAGATGAAAATTTAATCGCCATTCGTCGTGAACAAATGATTCAGGGAGCTATTAAGTTATTTAAAGAAAAAGGCTTTCACCGTGCTACGACGAGAGAAATTGCAAAAGCTGCTGGCTTTAGTATCGGTACGTTGTATGAGTACATTCGAACTAAAGAAGACGTTCTTTATCTTGTATGTGATAGTATTTATCACCATGCGATGGAGCGACTTTCGAGTTACGAGATTAAAGCGGGAACTATCGATGAGTTAAAAGAAATGATTCGAGAATATTTCCTGCAAATTGATAGCATGGTTGATGAGCTAACAATCATGTATCAAGAAACCAAATCATTATCAAAAGAAGCACAACGCTATGTATTTAGTAAAGAATTTGAAATGGTTGCTACATTTGAGCGATTGCTACAGCGTTGTGTACAGTCTGGAGAATTAACAATGACAGACAAGCAAATCCATTTAGCAGCCAATAACTTAGTTGTATCAGGACAAAGTTGGGCGTTCCGCAAATGGGCATTACATCGTCAGCATTCAATTGAAGAGTTTATTGATATGCAAATTACATTGTTTATTTCAGGCATAAAGGGGTTCTAA